Proteins encoded in a region of the Elizabethkingia bruuniana genome:
- a CDS encoding helix-turn-helix domain-containing protein, with protein sequence MPNKKIHQGRNIKRFREMLGIKQDALAYELGKDWNQKKISLLEQKESVEKDILEQVAKILKVPTEAIENFDEEQAVNIISNTFTSNDTSTLNAINIQPTFNPLDKMVELYERMLQQQKEMIEKLERLIHEK encoded by the coding sequence ATGCCAAACAAGAAAATACACCAAGGTCGAAACATCAAGCGTTTCCGTGAAATGCTCGGCATCAAGCAGGATGCCCTGGCCTACGAATTGGGCAAAGACTGGAACCAAAAGAAAATCTCTCTCCTGGAACAAAAAGAATCTGTAGAAAAGGATATTTTAGAACAAGTGGCTAAAATCCTGAAAGTACCTACCGAAGCTATTGAGAATTTTGATGAGGAACAGGCGGTAAATATTATCTCAAATACATTTACAAGTAACGACACATCGACTTTAAACGCTATAAATATTCAGCCGACTTTCAATCCTCTTGATAAGATGGTTGAGCTTTATGAGCGTATGCTTCAACAGCAAAAGGAAATGATTGAGAAGTTGGAGAGATTAATTCATGAAAAATAA
- a CDS encoding TolC family protein produces the protein MNKNTITNWLGAIAIGALVSSCSVAQKYTRPELNMPVQYKSEVNLTGDRVQLPWKTFFKDPQLISLIEKALHNNNDVAVALKTIDQLDLAMKQAKLSILPTAQATIGANRSYPSKNSMNGSMAEQFIGTKYIDDYTLNLGISWEADIWGKTKLRKDQSIADYFGQKENVVALKTRIIAQVAQAYYNLISLDQQLKIANENVKLSDDILRMMRLQYNSGQVNSLAIEQAEAQKKTAELIIPLAKQNISVQESALSILCGEYPDSISRAGSLKGVTPEEIYGSGVPAELLSRRPDLKAAEYAVISLNAKTGLAKTAMYPSISLSAQVGANSFKFNKWFDLPGSITKNLAANLTQPIFQKKELQTAYKTAVIEQEKAAIQFKQAVMTAVGEVSNAMANYKGSTERLNLVSKKGEALDKATKDATLLYKNGMATYLEVISAQSAKLQNELEQNTIELDKLNSMVELYRALGGATDSI, from the coding sequence ATGAACAAAAATACAATCACAAACTGGCTGGGAGCAATTGCAATTGGTGCATTGGTAAGCTCCTGTTCTGTGGCTCAGAAATATACACGCCCGGAACTGAACATGCCGGTACAATATAAATCAGAGGTTAATTTAACAGGAGATCGTGTACAATTGCCATGGAAGACATTTTTTAAAGACCCTCAGCTGATTTCACTCATTGAAAAAGCTTTGCATAACAACAATGATGTAGCCGTGGCCTTAAAAACCATAGATCAGCTGGATCTGGCGATGAAGCAGGCAAAATTATCAATTCTTCCTACGGCTCAGGCAACTATAGGTGCTAACAGAAGTTATCCTTCTAAAAACAGTATGAATGGCTCTATGGCGGAGCAGTTTATAGGGACTAAATATATAGATGATTATACTCTGAATCTTGGAATATCCTGGGAGGCAGATATATGGGGGAAAACTAAATTGCGTAAAGACCAGAGTATTGCAGATTATTTTGGCCAAAAGGAAAATGTTGTGGCTCTTAAAACCCGTATTATTGCTCAGGTAGCCCAGGCATATTATAATTTAATAAGCCTTGATCAACAGCTTAAGATAGCGAATGAAAATGTAAAGCTTAGTGATGATATTCTGCGCATGATGCGCCTGCAGTATAATTCGGGTCAAGTTAACTCTTTAGCTATAGAGCAGGCAGAAGCTCAAAAGAAAACAGCCGAGCTTATCATTCCTCTGGCGAAGCAAAATATAAGTGTTCAGGAAAGTGCATTGAGTATTCTTTGTGGTGAATATCCGGATAGTATTTCCAGAGCTGGCAGCCTTAAAGGTGTAACACCAGAAGAAATTTACGGATCCGGCGTTCCTGCAGAATTGCTTAGCCGCCGTCCGGATCTTAAAGCTGCAGAATATGCCGTTATTTCATTAAATGCAAAAACAGGATTGGCGAAAACAGCAATGTATCCGTCTATTAGCTTGTCTGCGCAGGTAGGAGCTAACTCTTTTAAGTTCAATAAATGGTTTGATTTGCCAGGTTCGATAACGAAAAACCTTGCAGCAAATCTCACTCAGCCAATCTTTCAGAAAAAAGAACTGCAGACAGCTTACAAAACTGCTGTCATTGAACAGGAAAAAGCTGCAATTCAGTTTAAGCAAGCCGTAATGACAGCTGTAGGAGAGGTCTCTAATGCTATGGCTAATTATAAGGGCAGTACTGAAAGATTAAATTTGGTATCCAAAAAAGGGGAGGCTCTGGATAAAGCCACCAAAGATGCAACATTATTGTATAAAAATGGTATGGCCACATATCTGGAGGTAATCTCTGCACAAAGTGCAAAATTACAGAATGAGCTGGAACAGAATACTATAGAGCTAGATAAGCTAAATAGTATGGTAGAATTGTACAGAGCATTAGGAGGAGCTACAGACTCCATTTAG
- a CDS encoding LytTR family DNA-binding domain-containing protein, whose translation MKTQPIYSILQSKQKYIFAFCLILFIAANIILDYLFTIFQNSSFYFSESLLFSSYWVIYILLLPLFFKLVGQLKKITSKLLLTNSAIVLHLIIYPALVWALSEVFYNHTFPYWQTFNFAISAYFIKTVIIYGFLLVIITIYGQKLQPHAIAKGTIGENKTKNFISSLIVSDSNSTKIVLAVDDILYFSANTPYINIYHHSKKYLHTETLKSLESQLNNNQFVRIHKSYIVNINKILSIQSRQNGDYDITLLDNTILRVSRSYAKNFKDKFSQQHRVSTK comes from the coding sequence TTGAAAACTCAGCCAATATATTCTATACTCCAAAGCAAACAAAAATACATATTTGCATTTTGCTTAATATTGTTTATTGCTGCTAATATAATCTTGGATTATTTATTTACTATATTTCAAAACAGCAGTTTTTATTTTTCAGAATCATTATTATTCAGTTCTTATTGGGTTATTTACATTTTATTGCTGCCATTATTTTTTAAACTAGTCGGACAGCTAAAAAAAATAACTTCTAAATTATTGCTCACAAACTCTGCTATTGTACTTCATTTGATTATTTATCCTGCATTAGTTTGGGCTCTCTCAGAAGTATTCTATAACCACACTTTCCCCTATTGGCAAACTTTTAATTTTGCTATATCCGCATACTTTATAAAAACAGTAATTATTTATGGATTTTTGCTGGTTATAATAACTATTTATGGTCAAAAATTGCAGCCCCATGCAATAGCTAAGGGAACAATTGGAGAAAATAAAACAAAAAACTTCATCAGCTCTCTTATAGTTTCTGATAGCAACAGTACAAAGATAGTGCTAGCCGTGGACGACATACTTTATTTTTCAGCCAACACTCCTTATATTAATATATACCATCATTCCAAGAAATATCTGCATACCGAAACCTTAAAATCTTTGGAATCTCAGCTGAATAATAATCAGTTTGTGCGCATTCATAAATCGTACATTGTAAATATAAATAAAATTTTGTCTATCCAATCCCGACAGAATGGTGACTATGATATCACACTTTTGGACAACACTATCCTGAGGGTCAGTCGTAGCTATGCAAAGAATTTTAAAGATAAGTTTTCACAGCAACATCGGGTTAGCACAAAATAA
- a CDS encoding MFS transporter: MQQTWLKRFMLIWSGQFISLISSSAVNFAIIIWLSLETRSAEILAYAVIAGMLPQAILGPIAGVYVDRWNKKLTMMLADSFVAVCTLIMSVCFYLGYENLTMIFIVLSLRSIGSAFHMPAMQAAIPMIAPKSELLRIAGINQIIQSVSGIAGPALGALSISFFSIGKVLLFDIAGAAIAVISLAFIKIPKTNNYKKAKAGIRNVIQDMKTGFNAIRSNRGLFMLFGVSVMSALFVIPTIPLLPLITINHFNGDKFEMGLVEILWSIGMLIGSGILSIWKPTVNKIFIINIMNIITGILLAWSGLLPSNAFLIFIFLMGICGAAYSVESATFTTIVQEKVKPEVLGRVFSMYFSLILLPSMIGLFSTGFLVEAIGINQAFIVLGVLTAVVGGLSFMIPALMALDKKDNKILETNNL; this comes from the coding sequence ATGCAACAAACCTGGTTAAAAAGATTTATGCTTATCTGGAGCGGGCAGTTTATATCGCTGATCAGCAGTTCTGCCGTTAATTTTGCAATTATTATCTGGCTTAGTCTTGAAACCAGATCTGCAGAAATTCTGGCATATGCTGTAATTGCAGGAATGCTTCCGCAGGCTATTTTGGGGCCAATTGCAGGTGTCTATGTAGACCGGTGGAACAAAAAATTGACCATGATGCTTGCAGACAGCTTTGTAGCGGTCTGTACACTTATTATGTCTGTATGCTTTTATCTGGGGTATGAAAACCTTACTATGATTTTCATAGTGCTTTCGCTTCGTTCAATAGGTTCAGCATTTCATATGCCTGCAATGCAGGCAGCAATTCCTATGATTGCTCCAAAATCAGAATTATTACGGATTGCAGGAATTAACCAGATTATCCAGTCTGTATCCGGTATTGCAGGACCCGCACTTGGAGCGCTTTCAATAAGCTTTTTTTCAATAGGGAAGGTGCTGTTATTCGATATTGCAGGAGCAGCAATTGCCGTAATATCACTAGCTTTTATAAAAATACCGAAAACAAATAACTATAAAAAAGCAAAAGCAGGTATAAGAAATGTTATACAGGATATGAAAACGGGATTTAATGCCATCCGAAGCAACAGGGGTTTGTTTATGCTGTTCGGCGTTTCTGTAATGTCAGCTTTATTTGTAATCCCAACTATTCCGTTGCTTCCGCTAATAACTATAAACCACTTTAATGGTGATAAGTTTGAAATGGGATTGGTAGAAATTCTCTGGAGTATTGGTATGCTTATTGGCAGTGGTATTCTTAGCATATGGAAACCAACAGTTAATAAGATATTTATTATCAATATAATGAATATTATAACCGGGATATTATTGGCATGGTCCGGGTTGCTTCCTTCAAATGCATTTCTCATTTTTATTTTTCTGATGGGAATATGCGGAGCAGCATACTCGGTAGAGAGTGCAACATTTACAACAATTGTTCAGGAAAAAGTAAAACCGGAAGTATTGGGACGGGTATTCTCTATGTATTTCAGTCTAATTCTTTTGCCTTCCATGATCGGGCTTTTTTCTACAGGTTTCCTTGTTGAAGCAATCGGAATCAATCAGGCATTTATCGTATTAGGTGTTTTAACAGCTGTTGTAGGAGGATTATCTTTTATGATTCCTGCATTAATGGCTCTGGATAAAAAAGACAATAAAATACTGGAAACAAACAATTTATAA
- a CDS encoding ATP-binding protein yields MKTKLKLNKIFIHSEVNKKSFFTDFGNNLNVIYGANTSGKSTLIQLILYTFGINDNKTKLVKILSENIFTRLDITIIKGTQNNDFTFVRNDETLFIKNHTENKIITFNGISGNSSVEHAKLKEFFNNLFDFDLLLESKSGISKAPIETIFLPYYVSQDVGWVYLRKSFSNLDFYKNFKDDFLDYYLGISKLEDKERKKELENELNDKKLKYNFYLNFERTDKTIETAKLIDDSFKGKGQEFINEIAQRKSELLELENEYVKKSNILTYNTQRLSVVSKVSRNHKHQFPGKDNCPICQQILPIDTKEIYQYYQEENDSIKIKEKISLENKKIQSDINSLNKKISGLRDMLANDYHRHIIYSQKNVTLDEWIKTQANIKLEDSINANIGKLDFEIKALKEKLQLFKNDEDLENERLAKNRKFKDYYNSNNKKLGVPQLDDRRFNYIYELSSFPFQGVELHLAVLSYHFAFNKIINETNNIQRLPLMLDSIFKEDLDGKSKDKILDFICTNTPKDTQTIISLADNKLKDSKIEYYKKTFFNNNTKLICIGDSTEKQSILKDHHSNLDNLLNSTYEIMEHV; encoded by the coding sequence ATGAAAACAAAATTAAAACTCAATAAAATATTTATCCATAGTGAAGTTAATAAAAAGAGTTTTTTTACTGACTTTGGAAACAATCTTAATGTAATATACGGGGCAAATACTTCGGGTAAAAGTACCTTAATTCAATTAATACTATATACGTTTGGAATCAATGATAATAAAACTAAACTGGTAAAAATATTATCAGAGAATATATTTACACGTTTAGACATAACAATAATAAAAGGGACACAGAATAATGATTTTACTTTTGTGCGTAATGATGAAACCCTATTCATCAAAAACCACACAGAAAATAAGATAATTACATTTAATGGTATTTCTGGTAATAGTTCTGTTGAACATGCAAAATTGAAAGAATTTTTCAATAATTTATTTGATTTTGATTTACTGTTAGAATCTAAAAGCGGAATTTCAAAAGCGCCAATAGAAACAATCTTTTTACCCTACTATGTATCACAAGATGTGGGATGGGTATATTTAAGAAAGTCCTTTAGTAATCTTGATTTTTATAAAAATTTTAAAGATGACTTTTTAGACTATTATTTAGGAATCTCAAAACTAGAAGATAAAGAACGAAAAAAAGAACTTGAAAATGAATTGAATGATAAAAAGTTAAAATATAACTTCTATCTTAATTTTGAAAGGACTGATAAAACAATTGAGACAGCTAAACTTATTGATGATTCTTTTAAAGGAAAAGGACAAGAATTTATCAACGAGATAGCACAAAGAAAATCAGAGTTATTAGAACTGGAAAATGAATATGTAAAAAAATCAAATATATTGACCTATAATACTCAAAGACTTTCTGTTGTATCTAAGGTTAGTAGAAATCATAAACATCAGTTCCCTGGCAAAGATAATTGTCCTATTTGTCAACAGATATTACCAATAGATACGAAAGAAATATATCAGTACTATCAGGAAGAAAATGATTCAATTAAAATAAAAGAAAAGATATCATTAGAAAATAAAAAGATACAGTCAGACATCAATTCATTAAATAAAAAAATTAGTGGATTACGAGATATGTTAGCAAATGATTATCATAGGCATATAATTTATTCGCAGAAAAATGTTACGCTTGATGAATGGATAAAAACGCAGGCAAACATAAAGCTTGAAGATTCAATAAATGCAAACATTGGAAAATTAGATTTCGAAATTAAAGCTTTAAAGGAAAAACTACAATTATTTAAAAATGATGAAGATTTAGAAAATGAGCGATTAGCTAAAAACAGAAAATTTAAAGACTATTATAACTCCAATAATAAAAAGCTTGGCGTTCCTCAGTTGGACGATAGAAGATTCAATTATATATATGAATTATCAAGTTTTCCTTTTCAAGGTGTTGAGTTACACCTTGCCGTTTTGAGCTACCATTTTGCTTTTAACAAGATCATTAATGAAACAAATAATATTCAAAGACTTCCTTTAATGCTTGATAGCATCTTTAAAGAGGACTTAGATGGAAAGAGTAAGGATAAAATTTTGGATTTTATTTGTACTAACACACCAAAAGATACTCAAACAATTATTTCGTTAGCTGATAATAAACTAAAAGACTCTAAAATAGAATACTATAAAAAGACATTTTTCAATAATAATACAAAGCTAATTTGCATTGGTGACTCAACTGAAAAGCAATCAATCTTAAAAGATCATCATAGCAATTTAGATAATTTGCTTAATAGCACTTATGAAATTATGGAGCATGTTTAA
- a CDS encoding dsDNA nuclease domain-containing protein — protein sequence MGEKKIDSNSGVQASVGFDFQRNSCIYIFLEKYSALKDQNYFIMLEHYDDIVFGILNEKSELAEITTYQAKKSSTNWTTNKLYEIIQKICNSGVELLKDELKKSPSYSQLHHFITNNTISLDYKCSTSKKTERFYVNETNESVKYTALPVDCQTNLKKGNTNITFDKDQLDQFSNLNFSFIDIGRNTKSQLELLSGKFKTVFGKLILDHDAARDTFIFNLKGIESTYNKGDQPKLKDVSKRLESSKINEILNILTTKNLALEMCRKKADKIYDELGINVVDALNFELDFENSLDHFKDLKQGEHQKIIKYIESKKPTFASYTNDVNCIKYLHDDFLKYNSSVLSPTQLKAAIAAGYYQILLQK from the coding sequence ATGGGAGAAAAAAAAATTGACAGTAATTCAGGTGTTCAAGCAAGCGTTGGATTTGATTTTCAAAGAAACAGTTGTATTTATATATTTCTAGAGAAGTATAGTGCTTTAAAAGACCAAAATTATTTCATTATGCTAGAGCATTATGATGATATTGTTTTCGGAATTTTAAATGAAAAATCCGAGCTCGCAGAGATAACAACATATCAGGCAAAAAAATCTTCAACTAACTGGACAACAAATAAATTATATGAGATTATTCAAAAAATTTGTAATTCAGGAGTTGAGTTGTTAAAAGATGAATTAAAGAAATCTCCCTCTTATTCACAGTTACATCATTTTATAACTAACAATACAATTTCTCTCGACTATAAATGTTCTACTTCAAAAAAAACAGAAAGATTCTATGTTAATGAAACAAACGAATCTGTAAAATACACTGCTTTACCTGTAGATTGCCAAACTAATTTAAAAAAAGGAAATACCAATATCACATTTGATAAAGATCAGTTAGATCAATTTTCTAATCTAAATTTTAGCTTTATAGATATTGGGCGTAATACAAAAAGTCAATTAGAATTATTATCGGGAAAATTTAAAACCGTATTTGGAAAGCTTATTCTTGATCACGATGCAGCGAGAGATACTTTTATTTTTAATCTAAAAGGAATTGAAAGCACATATAATAAGGGTGATCAACCTAAATTAAAAGATGTATCAAAAAGATTAGAATCTTCAAAAATAAATGAGATCCTAAATATATTGACTACAAAGAATCTTGCTCTTGAAATGTGTCGAAAAAAAGCAGATAAAATCTATGATGAATTGGGAATAAATGTAGTTGACGCACTAAATTTTGAACTTGATTTTGAAAATAGTTTAGATCATTTTAAAGACTTAAAGCAAGGAGAGCATCAAAAAATAATTAAATACATTGAAAGTAAAAAGCCAACATTTGCAAGCTATACTAATGATGTGAATTGTATTAAATATCTACATGACGATTTTTTAAAATATAATAGCTCTGTATTGTCTCCTACTCAACTAAAAGCTGCAATAGCGGCTGGTTATTATCAAATACTTTTACAAAAATGA
- a CDS encoding SIR2 family protein, whose protein sequence is MKIEDIFLKFDSGGTRDRFSFETFVLNLLKFHIEHQNKKFSLVEGERRIGNAYAEDGFDNFKGFTLIDIKFNLNRMPARLLADYYTHKLNRAERNLLHSNILLISFETVLEKNISRITDEILLLNPELKIAIWGPKEISKIANKHKAKATEIGNNLFSLRLENAVTKEAGDWKKERDEKIDILKDCYDRGQFSMFLGAGVSSSAGMPDWNTLLSSLFVSYLTKEFNQQANISDEDIKQIVERLNAVDEPSALMAARYLRKGLVKQTSEIKDFTKAITENLYKLRDTTKKLDSDLITSISNSCMPRRTGARVRTVITYNFDDLLERQLTSKSIQHHSIYTENEAFDRDELPIYHVHGFLPEDTERYEGLEKSTLVFSEEGYHQIYTDAYHWSNLVQLANLRENNCLMIGLSMTDPNLRRLLDISARNIDTPRHYAFMRRLSIDKFAYSTKDGVRTQHVDNVTGAEEFLNRHHKLNEEIMKELGVSIIWFTEFEEIPAILDKINS, encoded by the coding sequence ATGAAAATAGAAGATATTTTTTTAAAGTTTGATAGTGGTGGCACAAGAGATCGATTCTCTTTTGAAACGTTCGTATTAAATTTGTTAAAGTTCCACATTGAACATCAAAATAAAAAGTTTTCACTTGTCGAAGGTGAAAGAAGAATTGGGAATGCATACGCGGAAGATGGATTCGATAATTTCAAAGGGTTTACTTTGATTGATATTAAATTCAATTTAAATAGAATGCCGGCGAGGCTATTAGCTGATTATTATACTCATAAACTTAACAGGGCAGAAAGAAACTTACTTCATTCTAATATCCTGTTAATAAGTTTTGAAACAGTTCTAGAAAAAAATATATCAAGAATAACTGATGAAATATTATTATTAAATCCAGAATTAAAAATAGCAATATGGGGGCCTAAAGAAATCTCCAAAATAGCGAATAAACATAAGGCAAAAGCAACAGAAATTGGTAATAATTTATTTTCATTAAGATTAGAAAATGCTGTTACTAAAGAAGCTGGAGATTGGAAAAAAGAAAGAGATGAGAAAATAGACATCTTAAAGGACTGTTATGATCGTGGTCAATTTTCAATGTTTTTAGGAGCCGGCGTATCAAGTAGTGCAGGAATGCCTGACTGGAATACTCTACTTAGTTCACTCTTTGTATCCTATTTAACAAAAGAATTTAACCAACAAGCAAATATATCTGATGAGGATATAAAACAAATTGTAGAAAGATTAAACGCTGTTGACGAGCCATCAGCATTAATGGCTGCTAGATATCTAAGAAAAGGATTAGTAAAACAAACTAGCGAAATAAAAGATTTTACTAAAGCAATAACAGAAAATCTTTATAAACTAAGGGATACAACAAAAAAATTGGATTCTGATCTAATTACTTCAATTTCAAATTCATGTATGCCGCGAAGAACCGGAGCTAGAGTTAGAACTGTAATTACATATAATTTTGATGATTTACTTGAGAGGCAATTAACTTCAAAATCAATACAACATCACAGTATATATACAGAAAATGAGGCTTTTGACCGTGATGAATTACCTATTTATCATGTGCATGGTTTTTTACCAGAAGATACAGAAAGGTATGAAGGATTAGAAAAAAGTACACTAGTTTTTTCTGAAGAAGGTTATCATCAAATTTATACAGATGCTTATCATTGGTCAAATCTAGTACAATTAGCAAATTTGAGAGAGAATAATTGTTTAATGATTGGACTGTCTATGACTGATCCAAATTTGCGTAGACTTTTAGATATTTCAGCAAGAAATATTGATACACCAAGACATTATGCCTTTATGAGGAGGCTGTCTATTGACAAATTTGCCTATTCAACCAAGGATGGTGTTAGAACTCAACATGTTGATAACGTCACTGGAGCAGAAGAATTTTTAAATCGACACCATAAACTAAATGAGGAAATAATGAAAGAATTAGGAGTTTCAATTATATGGTTTACAGAATTTGAAGAAATTCCTGCAATCCTAGATAAAATTAATTCTTAA